The Xyrauchen texanus isolate HMW12.3.18 chromosome 28, RBS_HiC_50CHRs, whole genome shotgun sequence genome has a segment encoding these proteins:
- the LOC127621725 gene encoding E3 SUMO-protein ligase ZBED1-like translates to MDAARKPPGLLQGKFIFKKLPNGNLDKTKVVCTFCDAELVYCRSSSSLKYHLNAKHPLANAVDAGPSTDVAPEKSRRQTTLFECNRGKPVSTALSAKLTNLLAQWIATSCRPISVVEDDGLELVLQAATGDPSYKLPARRTIMRRIHDQHTTEKAAKDEKMIEARSVALTGDHWTSVNNGVTVHIIDASWELHSFALGVIKTETRHFAEACARQFLDVANQWGIADKISTIGTDSAPNMVAAGRILPFEHLPCVAHVVQRAIVMSLREGGFDGALAKCRKVVGHFKHSPANSDELNVQQASLGQVQEQLVQDVPTWWNSTLEMIKRVMRNKDALHTTLSQQKHNLALPTNAEYEKLAKLKKLLEPCRYITELLGGDKYVSCSVVLPALCHLQHAMKISDDDPAYIVRFKAAFIKALNQRSEKINLEWLKIHDLRNSSACPEQRGRLELVKGEEPALQPLGEENPEPPKKKTALLLMGSDSESDEETPENNTVERYKVEPSASLDQCPLKWWSEHTAVYGKMAHIARKYLGTPATTVPCERLFSLAGHIVQKRRSRLSSENVNKLVCLSDWWKKEK, encoded by the exons ATGGATGCAGCCAGGAAGCCGCCGGGTTTGCTTCagggaaaatttatttttaagaagcTTCCCAATGGAAACCTCGACAAAACTAAGGTTGTTTGCACCTTCTGCGATGCGGAATTAGTTTACTGTAGGAGTTCTTCCAGTCTCAAGTACCACCTAAACGCAAAGCATCCCTTAGCTAATGCGGTTGATGCCGGGCCAAGCACTGATGTAGCGCCGGAGAAGAGTCGTCGTCAAACTACTTTGTTTGAGTGCAACCGAGGCAAGCCCGTCAGCACAGCTCTATCAGCCAAGCTAACTAATCTCCTCGCTCAGTGGATTGCCACCAGCTGCCGGCCCATCAGCGTGGTTGAAGATGATGGGCTCGAGCTTGTTCTCCAGGCGGCCACAGGTGACCCATCTTACAAACTACCTGCGAGGCGAACTATCATGAGGAGAATACATGACCAGCACACCACAGAGAAAGCCGCAAAAGATGAGAAGATGATAGAGGCGAGGTCTGTAGCACTGACTGGGGACCATTGGACATCTGTCAACAACGGCGTTACTGTACACATCATCGATGCCAGCTGGGAACTTCATTCCTTCGCTTTAG GTGTGATCAAAACAGAGACGCGTCACTTTGCAGAAGCGTGTGCCAGGCAGTTTCTCGACGTCGCTAATCAGTGGGGGATAGCTGATAAAATCAGCACTATTGGAACAGACAGCGCTCCTAATATGGTGGCAGCAGGGAGGATACTGCCATTCGAGCATTTGCCCTGTGTTGCGCATGTTGTACAGAGAGCTATTGTAATGTCACTTCGGGAAGGTGGTTTTGATGGTGCACTGGCCAAGTGCCGTAAAGTGGTCGGACATTTCAAACATAGTCCGGCCAACTCAGACGAGCTGAATGTCCAGCAAGCCTCCCTTGGACAAGTTCAGGAGCAACTCGTGCAAGATGTTCCAACATGGTGGAATTCCACCCTTGAGATGATCAAGCGCGTGATGCGCAACAAAGACGCACTGCACACAACGCTGTCTCAGCAGAAGCACAATCTGGCCCTCCCAACAAATGCTGAATATGAGAAGTTGGCAAAGCTAAAGAAACTGCTGGAGCCATGCAG gtACATCACTGAGCTCCTTGGTGGGGATAAATATGTATCCTGCTCTGTGGTTCTACCTGCCCTGTGCCACCTCCAGCACGCGATGAAGATCTCAGATGATGATCCTGCCTATATTGTGCGATTCAAGGCTGCCTTCATTAAGGCCCTCAACCAGCGGAGTGAGAAAATAAACCTGGAATGGCTTAAG ATCCACGATTTAAGGAACTCAAGTGCTTGCCCAGAGCAGAGAGGGAGGTTGGAGTTGGTGAAGGGAGAAGAACCTGCTCTGCAGCCACTCGGGGAGGAGAACCCTGAGCCACCCAAGAAGAAAACAGCCCTGCTACTGATGGGATCAGACTCAGAATCAGATGAGGAGACACCAGAAAACAATACTGTGGAGAGGTACAAGGTAGAGCCCAGTGCCAGTCTAGATCAGTGCCCACTGAAGTGGTGGTCGGAGCACACTGCTGTCTATGGTAAGATGGCCCACATTGCCCGTAAATACTTGGGGACTCCTGCCACAACTGTCCCATGCGAGAGACTTTTTTCTTTAGCAGGCCATATTGTGCAGAAGAGGAGATCTCGTTTGTCATCAGAAAATGTGAACAAGCTGGTCTGCCTGAGTGACTGGTGGAAGAAGGAGAAATAG